CCCCCCCCGGTGAGGTCACGGCGCAGCAGGGCGCCCGTCGGCTCCATCCATGAGCCGGCGGGCGTTCGTCTTTTCGGGGGGTCCTACTCCAGCGCCCCTCCGCAGCTCGACCCCGCCCCCGCCGTGCAGCCGAAGCAGTGGCGCTGCGTCACGATCGCCCGAGCGAGGTCGCCGCGCTCGAGCAGAGCCGCGAGCGTCCGAGGCGCGCCGTGGTCGACGGGGAGCTCGAGCATCTGGTTGAAGTCGCAGTCGTACAGCGTTCCGTCCCAGCCGACGGAGATCATCGTGCGGCACATCACGCCGTCGGCGGCGTGCGGATTGAACGCGTTCACGAGCGTCTCCATGTAACGCTCGACCTGGCCCTGCCGCTCGAGGAACTCGAGGAAGCGGCTGATCGGCATGTTCGTGATCGTGAACAGTCGGTCGAAGACGACGCCGTGCCGCGACTGCAGCTCGCGCTTGTACTCCCGCTCGAGCGACGCCTGGCTTCCGGGAAGAAATGCGCCGACGGGGTTGTGCACGAGGTTGAGCACGAGCCCCTCCCCTTTCCCGTACCCGGCCGCGTTGAGCCGGCGAAGCGCCTCGACGCTCTTTTCGAAGACGCCGTCCCCCCGCTGCGCGTCGGTTCCCGCCTTGCGCGGTGCGGGGAGCGAGGCCGTCACCTCCACCCCGTGCCGCGCGAGGAACGCGACGAGGTCGGCCTGCCCCTGAAGGAGGAGCACGCTCAGGTTGCAGCGATCGATGACGCGTCGGCCGAGCTTTGCCCCTTCCTCGACGAGGGGGCGGAACATCGGGTTGAGCTCCGGCGCGCCGCCGGTGATGTCGAGGGTCGGGATCGGATGCCGGCGGAGCAGCTCGACGACCTGGATGGCCGTCTCCCGCGACATCTGCTCCCTTCGGTCGGGGCCGGCGTCCACGTGGCAGTGCGCGCAGGTCTGATTGCACAACTTGCCGACGTTGACCTGCAGCACGTCGATCGTCGCGGTGCGCAGCGGCGGAAGGCCGTGCCGCTCGAGCAGCGATGCGAAGGCGGGCGCGCCGCTCGCCTCGAGGACCTCGAGCTGGCGCCTCGGGCTCGCGAGCGGGTGGCGGATCTGGAGGAGGCTCATCGGGGCCTGTGCTCGCTCACATCCCGATCTTGGTCGCGATGTTGCGCATCTGGACGCCGTGGACGAGGGAGGCCCCGCCGCGGATCGCGTTCGCGACGTGGATCGCTTCGGTCATCTGGTCGAGGTCGGCCCCCTTCTGGAGGCTGGCCTGCGTGTAGGCGTCGATGCAGTACGGGCACTGGACCGCGGAGGCGACGGCGAGGGCGATCAGCGCCTTCTCGCGCTCGCTGAGGGCGCCGTCCTCGAACACCGCCCCGTAGTAGGCCATGTACTTCTCCCACAGCTCCGGGCGGTTCTTTCCCATGTCGCCGAATTTGGCGAGGTCGTGCGGGCAGTAATACGTCTCCATCGTTCCCCCAACGGCCGGACGCCGGCCCGACGGGCAGGGTAAACCCATTCGGTTTGCAGGCGTTCCGGCCGTTCCGGTACATTGCGATGCCGCTGACCCGTCCAGCGTTTCCCGCCGCCGGAGGACCCGTATGCACACGATCGAGTCCACCCCCGAGTTCGTCGCCGAGGCGTACGCCAGGATCGCCCGGCGCCTGGAGTCGATCCGGCGCCGGCTGGGCCGGCCGCTGACCCTCACCGAGAAGATCCTCCTCGGTCACCTCGACGATCCCGAGACGGCCGACCTGCGCCCCGGCGAGAGCTACCTCCAGCTGCGCCCCGACCGCGTGGCCATGCAGGACGCGACGGCGCAGATGGCGCTCCTCCAGTTCGCGCAGGCGGACATCCCGAAGGTCGCGGTTCCGACGACGGTGCACTGCGATCACCTGATCCGGGCGCAGGAGGGGGCGCAGGCCGACACGCTGCGGGCCCTCGACGAGAACGCCGAGGTGTACGAGTTCCTGCGGACGGCGTCGAACCGCTACGGCATCGGGTTCTGGAAACCGGGGGCGGGGATCATCCACCAGGTGGTCCTGGAGAACTACGCCTTCCCCGGCGGGATGATGATCGGCACCGACTCCCATACCCCCAACGCGGGGGGCCTCGGCATGTTCGCCTCCGGCGTCGGCGGCGCCGACGCGGTGGACGTGATGGCCGGGTTCCCGTGGGAGGTGAAGTACCCGAAGCTGATCGGGGTGAAGCTCACGGGGGCGTTGTCCGGTTGGGCGGCGCCGAAGGACGTGATCCTGAAGCTCCTCGGCATCCTCACCGTCAAGGGCGGCACGAACGCGGTCATCGAGTATTTCGGTCCCGGCGTCAGGTCGATCTCCTGCACCGGCAAGGGAACGATCGCGAACATGGGTGCCGAGCTCGGCGCCACGACGTCGGTCTTCCCCTTCGACGCCGCGATGGAACGTTACCTGCGCGGGACCGACCGCGCGGCGCTCGCCGATCTCGCCGCGAAGCACCGGACCCTCCTCGAGGCCGACCCCGAGGTCGAGACGAGCCCCGAGAAGTACTTCTCGAGGGTGATCACGATCGACCTCTCCACCCTCGAGCCGCACCTCGTCGGCCCGCACACCCCCGACCTCGCCCGCCCGATCTCCGAGGTCGCCGCGGCCGTCGCGAGGGAGGGGTACCCCGAGCCGATCTCCGTGGCCCTCATCGGCTCGTGCACCAACTCGTCGTACGAGGACATCGGCCGGGTGACCGACGTCGTCCTCCAGGCGAAGGCCAAGGGGGTCCGGACGGCGACGCCGTTCCTCGTGACGCCGGGCTCCGAGCAGATCCGCCGCACGATCGTGCGCGACGGCCAGATGGGCGAGATCGAATCGGTCGGGGGCCAGGTGCTCGCGAACGCCTGCGGCCCGTGCATCGGGCAGTGGCGGCGGACCGAGCTGAAGGCGGGAACGAAGAACACGATCGTGACCTCGTTCAACCGGAACTTCCCGGCGCGCAACGACGGGAACGCCGAGACGCTCGCCTTCATCGCGAGCCCGGAGATCGTCGCGGCGTACGCGCTCGCGGGGAAGCTCACCTTCAACCCGCTCACCGACGCGCTGCGCGCGGCGGACGGGTCGACCTTCAAGCTCGCCGCGCCGGCCCCGGCGCCCGATCTCCCCAAGGCCGGCTTCGTGAAGGACGACGTCGGCTACCTCGCCCCCGCGGCCGACGGCTCGAAGGTCGAGGTGCGCGTCGCCCCCGACTCGAAGCGGCTGCAGCTTCTGACCCCGTTCGCCGCGTGGGACGGGAAGGACTTCGAGAAGGTGCCGCTGCTGCTCAAGGCGAAGGGGAAGTGCACGACCGACCACATCTCCCCCGCCGGTCCCTGGCTGAAGTTCCGCGGCCATCTCGACAACATCTCCGACAACATGTTCACCGGAGCGATCAACGCCTTCACCGCGGAGGCGGGAAAGACCCGCAACCTGCTCACCGGCGAGGCCGGTCAGCCGATCCCGGCGGTCGCGCGGGCCTACAAGGCGAAGGGCTCCCGCTGGGTCGTGGTCGGCGACGAGAACTACGGGGAAGGCTCGAGCCGCGAGCACGCCGCGATGTCCCCCCGGCACCTCGGCGCGGCCGCGGTGATCGTCCGGTCCTTCGCGCGGATCCACGAGTCGAACCTGAAGAAGCAGGGGATCCTGCCGCTGACCTTCGCGGACGCCGCCGACTACGACAAGGTCCGCGAGACCGATCGCGTGAGCGTCCTGGGGCTCGCGGGCCTCGCCCCGGGGAGAGACCTCGCCGTCGTGCTCCACCACGAGGACGGGAGCGAGGAGCGCTTCGCGGTGAAGCACACCCTGAACGCCGAACAGATCGGGTGGTTCCGCGCCGGGTCGGCGCTGAACGTGATCAAGGGGAAGACCGCATGAAGCTCGCGCTCGTCGTTGCCGCCGCCCTCGCCGCCGGAGCCGCCTCCGCGCAGCAGGCGACCGGAGAGGCGTTGTTCAAGAAGGCCAACTGCCAGGTGTGCCACGGCGCCGAGCGCAAGGGCAGCACGCTCGCGCCGCCGCTTCTGGGCCTGTCCAAGCGCTGGGAAGCCGACCGGCTCGCCGCCTACCTCGCGGACCCCTACAAGGTCTCGAGGGGAGACGCCCGCCTCGAGGAACTCGAGAAACGCTTCCCGGCGGTGATGCCGCCTTACGGCGCACCGGACGCCGACCGGAAGGTGCTGGCGGCGTGGCTGCTCGAGGCCGGGAAGTAGCCTCGCGGCTGTTCGTCGTCCTCGACCAGGGGGGGCGCTCCTCCCGCGCGCTCGTGTTCGACGAGGCGGGGACGGTCGTCGCTTCCGCGCGCCGGTCCGTTCGCGAGACCCGCGCGGGACCGCGCGTGGAGCTTCCGGCCGAGGCGCTCGTCCGGTCGCTCGAAACGTGCCTCGAGAAGGTGCGACGCGAACTGGGGGGCAACGCCGCCCGCGTCGCGTCGGCCGCCCTCGCCACCCAGCGCGCCACCATCGTCGCGTGGGATCGGACGACAGGACGCGCGCTGACCCCGGCGATCAGCTGGCAGGACCGGCGGGCGGCGGCGTGGCTTCGGCGCCTC
The sequence above is a segment of the Candidatus Polarisedimenticolaceae bacterium genome. Coding sequences within it:
- a CDS encoding cytochrome c, which produces MKLALVVAAALAAGAASAQQATGEALFKKANCQVCHGAERKGSTLAPPLLGLSKRWEADRLAAYLADPYKVSRGDARLEELEKRFPAVMPPYGAPDADRKVLAAWLLEAGK
- a CDS encoding arsenosugar biosynthesis-associated peroxidase-like protein, which produces METYYCPHDLAKFGDMGKNRPELWEKYMAYYGAVFEDGALSEREKALIALAVASAVQCPYCIDAYTQASLQKGADLDQMTEAIHVANAIRGGASLVHGVQMRNIATKIGM
- the arsS gene encoding arsenosugar biosynthesis radical SAM (seleno)protein ArsS (Some members of this family are selenoproteins.), translating into MSLLQIRHPLASPRRQLEVLEASGAPAFASLLERHGLPPLRTATIDVLQVNVGKLCNQTCAHCHVDAGPDRREQMSRETAIQVVELLRRHPIPTLDITGGAPELNPMFRPLVEEGAKLGRRVIDRCNLSVLLLQGQADLVAFLARHGVEVTASLPAPRKAGTDAQRGDGVFEKSVEALRRLNAAGYGKGEGLVLNLVHNPVGAFLPGSQASLEREYKRELQSRHGVVFDRLFTITNMPISRFLEFLERQGQVERYMETLVNAFNPHAADGVMCRTMISVGWDGTLYDCDFNQMLELPVDHGAPRTLAALLERGDLARAIVTQRHCFGCTAGAGSSCGGALE
- a CDS encoding aconitate hydratase produces the protein MHTIESTPEFVAEAYARIARRLESIRRRLGRPLTLTEKILLGHLDDPETADLRPGESYLQLRPDRVAMQDATAQMALLQFAQADIPKVAVPTTVHCDHLIRAQEGAQADTLRALDENAEVYEFLRTASNRYGIGFWKPGAGIIHQVVLENYAFPGGMMIGTDSHTPNAGGLGMFASGVGGADAVDVMAGFPWEVKYPKLIGVKLTGALSGWAAPKDVILKLLGILTVKGGTNAVIEYFGPGVRSISCTGKGTIANMGAELGATTSVFPFDAAMERYLRGTDRAALADLAAKHRTLLEADPEVETSPEKYFSRVITIDLSTLEPHLVGPHTPDLARPISEVAAAVAREGYPEPISVALIGSCTNSSYEDIGRVTDVVLQAKAKGVRTATPFLVTPGSEQIRRTIVRDGQMGEIESVGGQVLANACGPCIGQWRRTELKAGTKNTIVTSFNRNFPARNDGNAETLAFIASPEIVAAYALAGKLTFNPLTDALRAADGSTFKLAAPAPAPDLPKAGFVKDDVGYLAPAADGSKVEVRVAPDSKRLQLLTPFAAWDGKDFEKVPLLLKAKGKCTTDHISPAGPWLKFRGHLDNISDNMFTGAINAFTAEAGKTRNLLTGEAGQPIPAVARAYKAKGSRWVVVGDENYGEGSSREHAAMSPRHLGAAAVIVRSFARIHESNLKKQGILPLTFADAADYDKVRETDRVSVLGLAGLAPGRDLAVVLHHEDGSEERFAVKHTLNAEQIGWFRAGSALNVIKGKTA